In one window of Pseudomonas sp. IAC-BECa141 DNA:
- a CDS encoding uracil-xanthine permease family protein — translation MQQEFNDPLWRTVLSGAQMLFVAFGALVLMPLITGLDPNVALFTAGLGTILFQIVTGRQVPVFLASSFAFITPIILAKGQFGLAATMGGVMAAGFVYTFLGLAVKIKGTGFIDRLLPPVVIGPVIISIGLAMAPIAANMAMGKAGDGSELIHYQTAMMISMPALLTTLVVAVFGKGIFRLVPIISGVLVGFALSFYFGVVDTAKIAAAPWFALPAFTAPEFNWQAILFIVPVALAPAIEHIGGVIAVGSVTGRDYLKKPGLHRTLLGDGIATTAAGLFGGPPNTTYAEVTGAVMLTKNYNPKIMTWAAIFAIALAFIGKFGALLQSIPVPVMGGILCLLFGSIAAVGMNTLIRHKIDLGEARNLVIVSVTLVFGIGGVLVGTGTGPDDFGLKGIALCAVVAIALNLLLPGNDGWKQKKADEPLI, via the coding sequence ATGCAGCAAGAGTTTAACGATCCGCTCTGGCGCACGGTGCTGTCCGGCGCACAGATGCTGTTCGTGGCTTTCGGCGCCCTGGTGCTGATGCCACTGATCACGGGCCTGGACCCGAACGTGGCACTGTTTACCGCAGGTCTGGGCACGATTTTGTTCCAGATCGTCACCGGGCGTCAGGTGCCGGTATTCCTGGCGTCGAGCTTCGCCTTCATCACCCCGATCATTCTCGCCAAGGGCCAGTTCGGCCTCGCCGCGACCATGGGCGGCGTGATGGCGGCCGGTTTCGTCTACACCTTCCTCGGCCTTGCCGTGAAGATCAAAGGCACCGGTTTCATTGACCGTCTGCTGCCGCCGGTGGTGATTGGCCCTGTGATCATCTCCATTGGCCTGGCCATGGCGCCGATTGCCGCGAACATGGCGATGGGCAAGGCCGGCGACGGTTCGGAGCTGATCCATTACCAGACCGCGATGATGATCTCGATGCCGGCGCTGCTGACCACGCTGGTCGTGGCGGTGTTCGGCAAGGGAATCTTCCGTCTGGTGCCGATCATTTCCGGCGTGCTGGTGGGCTTTGCCCTGTCCTTCTACTTCGGCGTGGTCGACACCGCGAAGATTGCCGCGGCACCGTGGTTCGCCCTGCCCGCCTTCACCGCACCGGAATTCAACTGGCAGGCGATCCTGTTCATCGTCCCGGTGGCGCTGGCCCCGGCCATCGAACACATCGGCGGCGTGATTGCAGTCGGCAGCGTGACCGGTCGCGACTACCTGAAGAAGCCGGGCCTGCATCGCACCCTGCTGGGTGACGGCATCGCCACCACCGCAGCCGGCCTGTTCGGCGGTCCGCCAAACACCACCTACGCGGAAGTGACCGGCGCGGTGATGCTGACCAAGAACTACAACCCGAAAATCATGACCTGGGCGGCGATCTTCGCCATCGCCCTGGCGTTCATCGGCAAGTTCGGGGCCCTGCTGCAAAGCATTCCGGTACCGGTGATGGGCGGGATTCTGTGCCTGCTGTTCGGTTCGATTGCGGCGGTGGGGATGAACACCCTGATCCGTCACAAGATCGACCTGGGCGAGGCGCGCAATCTGGTGATCGTTTCGGTGACCCTGGTGTTCGGTATCGGCGGTGTGCTGGTCGGCACCGGCACAGGTCCCGACGACTTCGGCCTCAAAGGCATCGCGCTGTGCGCGGTGGTGGCGATTGCGCTGAACCTGCTGCTGCCGGGCAATGACGGCTGGAAGCAGAAGAAAGCGGATGAGCCGCTGATCTAA